The following coding sequences lie in one Lacerta agilis isolate rLacAgi1 chromosome 4, rLacAgi1.pri, whole genome shotgun sequence genomic window:
- the TMEM45A gene encoding transmembrane protein 45A: MANFKGHALPGSFFLIFGLWWSVKYPLKYLCRRKKNSSIGSKTGFHRLEIAEGIAKASFALIGMIAEQFVPDGPHLKLYNYEEKQWDHLMNWQHATMYLFYGISGLVDIVVHSTNVLPVALDRMMLSIAVFVEGFLFYFHIHGRAMLDFHVHQLLLVAVFGGAACIFLEVFFRGVIVLEMFRTSLCILQGSWFWQIGFVLYPPSGGPEWNQTDHNNIMFITMCYCWHYAFALLIMTLNYTVITWVVRTKLKQAPSMEIGLLKTSERDQESEDEI, encoded by the exons ATGGCAAATTTTAAAGGTCATGCACTTCCCGGGAGTTTCTTCCTTATCTTTGGCCTGTGGTGGTCTGTGAAATATCCACTGAAGTACCTCTGTCGAAGGAAAAAGAACTCTTCCATTGGTTCCAAGACAGGATTTCATCGCTTAGAAATAGCAGAAGGCATAGCCAAAGCCTCCTTTGCCCTTATTG GTATGATCGCCGAGCAGTTTGTTCCTGATGGGCCGCATCTGAAGTTGTATAATTATGAAGAGAAACAATGGGATCACCTAATGAACTGGCAGCATGCAACCATGTATCTTTTCTATGGCATCTCAGGGCTGGTAGACATTGTGGTGCACAGCACTAACGTATTACCAGTAGCCTTGGACAGGATGATGCTTTCGATTGCTGTTTTTGTGGAAG GTTTTCTCTTTTATTTCCACATCCACGGGCGAGCTATGTTAGATTTCCATGTTCATCAGTTACTTTTGGTGGCTGTCTTTGGAGGAGCTGCTTGCATCTTCTTGGAGGTCTTCTTCCGTGGTGTCATTGTCCTTGAGATGTTCCGAACAAGTCTTTGTATACTGCAGGGGAGCTGGTTCTGGCAG ATTGGATTTGTACTTTATCCTCCAAGTGGGGGGCCAGAATGGAATCAAACGGACCACAATAATATCATGTTCATCACCATGTGCTATTGCTGGCATTATGCATTTGCACTTCTAATAATGACTTTGAATTACACTGTAATCACCTG GGTAGTTCGCACAAAACTAAAACAAGCTCCATCCATGGAAATTGGATTATTGAAAACATCTGAGCGAGACCAGGAATCGGAAGATGAGATCTAA